The following proteins come from a genomic window of Dictyoglomus sp.:
- a CDS encoding nucleotidyltransferase domain-containing protein yields the protein MKKSFKEILLLFNILEELKKLGALKIILFGSLVHGDVDVNSDLDLLVIMPNTKSGKE from the coding sequence AGATATTATTACTATTTAATATCTTAGAAGAATTAAAAAAACTTGGAGCATTGAAAATTATTCTTTTTGGATCATTGGTCCATGGGGATGTAGATGTAAATAGTGACTTAGATTTATTAGTTATTATGCCTAATACAAAAAGTGGTAAAGAGTGA